The proteins below come from a single Chitinophaga pinensis DSM 2588 genomic window:
- a CDS encoding RagB/SusD family nutrient uptake outer membrane protein, producing MTPKQTILSLLLCLLVQACSLIKADVPLDKVAGRQIFQNPDSAIAAVTGIYEGISSTSNFFSAGASVYGGLYADELVYTGLTVPITEFSNSTLNSGNTTLETIFWRNTYYFIYRTNACIEGLAASESLDAGLRNQLTGEAKFFRAFLYFYLMQFFGEVPLVTSTDQLIIETMPRIPLAVIKESIFTDLRDAKALLKENYPTSDRARANKWSAAALLARMYLYEQNWPMALQEATQIISSGTYRLVGPDSVFLLTSKEAILQIQPVIQRYNTMDGFLFIPSAGIRPSFAITTSLMSAFEPGDLRQTNWVASQNNNGITYNYPFKYRKRLDASADFKVTEYTNLLRLAEIYLIRAECNTVQGLLPAAIRDIDIIRRRAGLPLIGETQPNMNATDLMALIRHERRIEFFAESGHRWMDLKRAGNADGLMQSLKPGWKSTGLLWPIPANQIVLNPSLVQNPGYR from the coding sequence ATGACACCTAAACAAACTATACTCTCTTTACTCCTTTGCCTGCTGGTGCAAGCCTGCTCTCTTATTAAAGCCGACGTACCGCTCGATAAAGTGGCAGGGCGGCAGATATTTCAAAACCCCGACTCCGCCATCGCAGCCGTAACCGGTATATACGAAGGCATATCATCCACCAGTAACTTCTTCAGCGCCGGGGCATCTGTTTATGGAGGACTGTACGCAGACGAACTCGTATACACGGGCCTGACCGTACCGATCACTGAATTCTCCAACAGCACGCTCAATTCCGGCAATACCACGCTCGAAACTATATTCTGGAGAAACACCTACTACTTCATCTACCGCACCAACGCCTGCATAGAAGGGTTAGCTGCCAGTGAAAGTTTGGATGCCGGCCTGAGAAACCAGCTTACCGGGGAGGCAAAGTTTTTCCGGGCCTTTCTTTATTTCTACCTGATGCAGTTCTTTGGAGAAGTACCCTTAGTTACCAGCACCGATCAGTTGATTATTGAAACCATGCCCCGGATACCCCTGGCTGTTATAAAAGAATCGATCTTTACCGACCTGCGGGATGCCAAGGCACTACTTAAAGAAAACTATCCTACCAGCGACCGGGCCAGGGCCAATAAATGGAGTGCCGCTGCGCTGCTGGCACGAATGTATCTCTACGAACAAAACTGGCCAATGGCCCTGCAGGAAGCTACCCAGATCATTAGCTCCGGCACCTACCGGCTGGTAGGGCCGGATAGTGTGTTCCTGCTAACCAGTAAAGAAGCTATACTGCAAATACAGCCTGTGATTCAGCGTTATAACACGATGGATGGTTTTCTGTTTATACCCAGCGCCGGTATTCGTCCTTCTTTTGCGATTACTACCTCGCTTATGAGCGCCTTTGAACCAGGCGATCTGCGGCAAACGAACTGGGTGGCATCGCAAAACAATAACGGTATCACTTATAACTACCCGTTCAAATACAGAAAACGGCTGGATGCATCTGCGGATTTCAAGGTTACTGAATATACCAACCTGCTACGGCTTGCCGAGATCTACCTCATAAGGGCAGAGTGTAATACAGTACAGGGATTACTGCCCGCGGCTATTAGAGACATAGATATCATAAGACGTCGGGCCGGTCTGCCGCTTATTGGCGAAACACAGCCAAATATGAACGCGACGGACCTGATGGCGCTGATACGCCATGAAAGAAGGATAGAATTCTTCGCCGAATCGGGACACAGATGGATGGATTTAAAACGCGCCGGTAATGCGGATGGGCTGATGCAAAGCTTAAAGCCCGGCTGGAAAAGCACAGGGCTTCTGTGGCCCATACCTGCTAACCAGATCGTTCTAAATCCATCGCTTGTTCAAAACCCCGGTTATCGTTAA
- a CDS encoding DUF6266 family protein translates to MARLKKGIFNGFYGVIGGVEGYELNGQYILRSRRRKSTRPPTEKQLACRLKMKLVNDMLKCFPDFVKLGFAIAAQNQTFTAYNAAVAYQLTHAITGSYPAYEINYSQVLVAQSSAPAIQVTASVSVIARSLQFTWPPHLTYPHSTDHAMLLAYSPYYRQAVVNLCGAKRKQGTETLPIPESWNLQHPIQTYLAFRSEQTGACTNSIYLGSIEQ, encoded by the coding sequence ATGGCCAGATTGAAAAAAGGCATTTTTAACGGCTTTTACGGCGTTATCGGCGGCGTGGAAGGGTATGAGCTGAACGGACAGTACATCCTCCGCTCTCGGCGCCGCAAATCCACCAGGCCGCCTACGGAAAAGCAGCTGGCCTGCCGCCTGAAAATGAAATTGGTAAATGATATGCTGAAGTGCTTCCCTGATTTCGTGAAGCTAGGTTTTGCCATCGCCGCACAAAACCAAACTTTCACCGCTTACAACGCTGCTGTGGCCTACCAACTTACCCATGCCATCACCGGCAGCTATCCTGCTTACGAGATCAACTATAGCCAGGTGCTGGTAGCACAATCCTCCGCCCCTGCTATTCAGGTAACTGCCTCCGTCTCTGTCATCGCACGGTCACTGCAGTTCACCTGGCCCCCTCACCTTACCTACCCGCATAGTACAGACCATGCCATGCTGCTGGCCTATTCCCCCTATTACCGGCAGGCAGTAGTTAACCTCTGCGGAGCCAAACGCAAACAGGGGACAGAAACCCTACCCATACCTGAAAGCTGGAACCTGCAACACCCCATCCAAACGTACCTCGCCTTCCGGTCAGAACAAACCGGCGCCTGCACCAATAGCATCTACCTTGGAAGCATCGAACAATAA
- a CDS encoding DUF6266 family protein — MARYLKGILGPFVGLVGTVVGASWKGIQVMRSRPVKSGDNPSEAQQRQRAIFTLVVQFLRPITDVLNTGFQAYNKELTPFNAAFAANMEAVTGVYPALTINYAQVMIAKGNLLALPAITARSAVQDQFNFNWVNNASPDSSNGTDMISFLAYNPAKQVFARALRVVTRQAMSYSMDLPAGWTDDVVHVWSFGTNAAGKVSSDSRYLGSDVIS, encoded by the coding sequence ATGGCAAGGTATCTTAAAGGTATATTAGGCCCCTTCGTTGGCCTGGTAGGCACCGTAGTAGGTGCCAGTTGGAAAGGCATTCAGGTAATGCGCAGCCGCCCGGTAAAAAGCGGCGATAACCCCTCAGAGGCGCAGCAGCGCCAGCGGGCCATCTTTACGCTCGTAGTGCAATTTCTCCGCCCTATCACCGATGTTCTTAATACCGGCTTTCAGGCGTATAATAAGGAGCTCACCCCGTTCAACGCGGCTTTTGCTGCCAATATGGAGGCGGTTACCGGTGTATACCCGGCGCTTACCATTAACTATGCGCAGGTGATGATCGCCAAGGGCAACCTGCTGGCATTGCCGGCCATTACCGCTCGAAGCGCCGTTCAGGATCAGTTTAACTTCAACTGGGTGAACAATGCTTCGCCCGATAGCAGCAATGGAACGGATATGATCAGCTTTCTGGCGTACAACCCGGCCAAGCAGGTATTTGCCAGGGCACTGCGTGTGGTTACAAGGCAAGCTATGTCGTACAGCATGGATCTGCCCGCGGGCTGGACGGATGATGTAGTGCATGTATGGTCCTTTGGTACCAACGCGGCCGGCAAGGTAAGCAGCGATTCCCGCTACCTCGGTTCGGATGTTATCTCTTAA
- a CDS encoding RNA polymerase sigma factor yields MKKNNNLYQPGLVQRLKKDDESALRELITHLTPTLVSDALAVLSDRQEAEDVVQNVLINFWRVKMNLASDLDCRVYLRRAVRYVSVAAVRSKMARSKRHQHYFYSKDKFYARLPLENKELLQQIVQAIGRLPPAVRHSFSDMYLHGKSHKEIATEHNISRQTVKNNISQALKFLRVHLKHLLQ; encoded by the coding sequence GTGAAGAAGAACAATAACCTATACCAACCTGGTCTTGTACAACGACTGAAGAAAGACGATGAGTCAGCTTTAAGAGAACTTATTACCCACCTCACTCCTACCCTGGTGTCGGATGCGTTAGCAGTATTATCAGACCGCCAGGAGGCGGAGGATGTGGTACAAAACGTATTGATCAACTTCTGGCGGGTAAAAATGAACCTCGCAAGTGATCTGGATTGCAGAGTGTATTTACGCCGGGCCGTTCGGTACGTAAGCGTAGCGGCGGTTAGAAGCAAAATGGCAAGGAGCAAACGGCATCAGCATTATTTTTATTCGAAAGACAAATTCTACGCCCGCCTGCCGTTGGAAAATAAAGAACTGTTGCAGCAAATTGTACAAGCCATTGGCAGGTTACCACCCGCCGTGCGGCATAGCTTTAGCGACATGTATTTACACGGTAAGAGCCATAAAGAAATCGCTACAGAACATAACATCAGCCGGCAAACCGTGAAAAACAACATCTCACAGGCGTTGAAATTCCTTAGAGTTCACCTGAAGCATTTATTGCAGTAG
- a CDS encoding tetratricopeptide repeat protein — translation MMIVRKIVFALIIAAPSMVHAQENTLNQDSVNKIRSIVGQEILEPALRDKSSSPDWGKIIASVKDKYGPVGQEKVYGTQMVYYLEKKDWENFGKCYALYYKTAYSRSEYHINNVTWPIFEHITDPNVLSIAAETMKYSIDNFDKSNYQAYDTYANLLYKAGKKQEAIEWQEKAVKALPNEKALAETLEKMKKGEPTWN, via the coding sequence ATGATGATTGTTAGAAAAATCGTATTTGCATTAATTATTGCCGCTCCTTCAATGGTCCACGCTCAGGAAAACACCTTAAATCAAGATTCGGTAAATAAGATTAGGTCTATTGTAGGTCAGGAAATATTAGAGCCTGCACTTCGTGATAAAAGCAGTTCTCCTGATTGGGGTAAAATTATCGCTTCGGTTAAAGATAAATATGGCCCAGTAGGGCAGGAAAAAGTTTATGGAACACAAATGGTGTATTATCTAGAAAAAAAAGACTGGGAAAATTTTGGTAAGTGCTATGCGCTTTATTATAAAACGGCATACAGCAGAAGTGAATATCATATCAATAATGTAACCTGGCCTATTTTTGAGCATATAACCGATCCCAACGTCTTGTCAATAGCTGCCGAAACGATGAAGTATTCAATAGATAATTTTGACAAAAGCAATTATCAGGCATACGACACTTACGCTAATCTTCTCTACAAAGCAGGTAAAAAGCAAGAAGCCATAGAATGGCAGGAAAAAGCCGTAAAAGCATTACCTAACGAAAAAGCACTCGCCGAAACACTCGAAAAAATGAAAAAAGGCGAGCCCACCTGGAATTGA
- a CDS encoding RagB/SusD family nutrient uptake outer membrane protein, translated as MKYWDIKLGKFTLGKYETLLAETAKHFSVSKYLFFPCVLLIIVSLTSCSKFVEVNPPITNINGENVYNENGTAIAVLTGIYVNMSKADVNFASGWLTNTCFTTGLTGDELDLWDKNNTYYAQYYYNNISPQETTWGNVYTMIFIANSAIERLPNGKYLTSEVKNQLLGEAKFIRALSYFYLFNTYGDIPLTTTTDYKVNSLLPRSPKKDVYDQIVRDLIDAQQLLKDNFLSKDGVSITTERIRPCKWAATALLARVYLYLEKYNEAEQQASDIIANTSLFELVDLNSVFVMNNKEAIWQLQPVGIPGDKTANTREGQVFKLLPPWPDFGGPAYLTDNFVKSFEANDLRRDNWTNSIVVNGKKFAFPYKYKIGLEEEPTKEYSTVLRLGEQYLIRAEARIQQGKLADGISDLNVIRMRATNVNADPADQLPQLSLTLSKNEALLAVENERKHELFTEWGHRWFDLKRTGRIDQVLPLVKSGWQSTDQLFPLPANEVNGNPNLVGHQNPGYN; from the coding sequence ATGAAATATTGGGATATAAAATTGGGTAAATTTACATTAGGTAAATATGAAACGTTGTTAGCTGAAACCGCAAAGCATTTTAGTGTAAGCAAATATCTTTTCTTTCCCTGCGTGCTGTTAATTATTGTAAGTCTGACTAGTTGTTCCAAATTTGTGGAAGTTAATCCTCCAATAACAAACATAAATGGTGAAAACGTATATAATGAAAACGGCACCGCCATAGCTGTCCTAACAGGAATTTATGTAAACATGAGCAAAGCTGATGTAAACTTTGCTTCTGGTTGGTTAACTAACACTTGCTTTACCACAGGCCTAACAGGGGATGAATTAGACTTATGGGATAAAAACAACACCTATTATGCACAATATTATTATAACAACATATCACCCCAAGAAACTACATGGGGTAATGTTTATACCATGATATTTATTGCTAATTCAGCAATAGAACGGCTACCAAATGGGAAATACCTAACATCTGAAGTAAAAAATCAATTATTAGGAGAAGCAAAGTTTATCCGCGCATTAAGTTATTTCTACTTATTTAATACTTACGGCGATATTCCACTTACAACAACAACAGATTATAAGGTAAATAGCCTCCTACCCCGATCTCCTAAAAAAGATGTATATGACCAAATTGTGAGAGACCTTATAGATGCCCAGCAATTGTTAAAAGATAATTTTCTTTCAAAAGACGGAGTGAGTATAACAACTGAAAGAATAAGACCTTGCAAATGGGCTGCTACTGCTTTATTAGCACGTGTATATCTTTATCTTGAGAAGTATAATGAGGCAGAGCAACAGGCATCTGATATTATTGCAAATACCTCCTTGTTTGAATTGGTTGATTTAAACTCAGTTTTTGTAATGAATAATAAAGAGGCAATATGGCAATTGCAGCCGGTAGGCATCCCTGGTGATAAAACAGCTAATACACGGGAAGGCCAAGTATTTAAGCTACTCCCCCCTTGGCCTGATTTCGGCGGGCCTGCATATTTAACTGATAATTTTGTAAAAAGTTTTGAAGCAAATGACCTAAGGAGAGATAACTGGACAAATAGTATTGTCGTTAATGGAAAAAAATTCGCTTTTCCGTATAAATACAAAATTGGGTTGGAGGAAGAACCAACAAAAGAATACTCAACTGTATTGAGGTTAGGAGAACAATATTTGATAAGGGCAGAAGCAAGGATTCAACAGGGAAAACTAGCCGACGGCATCTCAGATTTGAATGTTATTCGCATGCGTGCTACTAATGTAAATGCTGATCCGGCAGATCAACTTCCTCAACTTTCTTTGACTTTATCTAAAAACGAAGCATTGCTGGCTGTTGAAAACGAAAGAAAACATGAATTGTTTACCGAATGGGGACATCGATGGTTTGATCTAAAAAGAACAGGACGTATAGACCAAGTGCTGCCACTGGTTAAGTCAGGCTGGCAATCTACAGACCAACTCTTTCCATTACCAGCTAATGAGGTTAACGGGAATCCCAATTTAGTAGGTCACCAGAATCCAGGATATAATTGA
- a CDS encoding SusC/RagA family TonB-linked outer membrane protein translates to MRLSLWLFVCLFYLQLPTYSLGKAQADRKITLSGTFTYHQIFRSVEKQTGKRVYYTNSIINDEEQTTVHLEQAPLQVALAQILKNKDLEWVIDEKYISLKRHNKSSHFTSLSTSDSSMSITGKVITEDGIPISGATVLIKGSSLGTTSSADGSIKLRNVKSDIIIIISSIGFISKEVFLKVGNSLGTVQLERYVGTLDETQIIAYGQTSRRISTGNISTVKAKDIEKSPVANPLLAIAARVPGVFIQQSTGTPGSGIKIIIQGQNSINGGNDPFYVIDGVPFTSQLLPGLTGELGLSGPGTPGANPALNTQGNPLNFINIQDIESIDILKDADATAIYGSRAANGAIIITTKKGKSGKTAFNVNYQNGWGEISKKVKLLNTEQYLEMRKEAYANNGVNTYPVDAYDLNGTWDLNKYTDWQNELLGGTAKYTNIHATLSGGSSNIQYLLGGGYQSEGTVTPGDLSDRKTSVHFNINSTSTNQKFKVNFSGSYVSDNNKLAVVSDIASRAFTMAPNSPQLYNDDGSLNWEIRNGVITFFNPLVNLGSKYINKTSNLLSNATFSYELIPGLDLKSSFGYNKLLSDEVYASTTSLYPAQFIPYLPRTANFNTAEISNWIIEPQITFIKKFGPGVFNALVGATIQQEDRNRQNLKASGFSSDESMLNLKAASSVIVADEDNAVILSQYKYNAIFGRINYNLKNTYLLTFTTRRDGSSRFGQENRFHNFFSVAGAWTFSNEHFIKDNLPFISFGKIRSSYGITGNDQIGDYSYLNLYQNVSTLGTNYQGIVALSPFNNFPNPYLQWELTKKLSATLDLGVLKDRILFAITYYKNRSSNQLSTQSLLAVTGGNGINTNLPAVVENKGFELSLNSSNMKGNHFTWNSSINVTIPQNRLVGYSGIDAEVKDEFVGKALGSFKVYNFSGVNPSSGVYEVIDRNGKATSNPDASLDKTIFIDLNPKYYGGFQNSFSYRGLSLDVLFQFVKQLGGNGYFGSFLPGVSPINEVTSVLERWQKPGDNTSIQKFTTDLAYADKFRIAAESNRAYSDASYIRLKNLSLSYQFSSSLIKKSFLQSARIYVQGQNLLTFTKYVGGDPENRTLRGMPPLKMLTLGAQIVL, encoded by the coding sequence ATGAGATTGTCATTATGGCTTTTCGTTTGCCTATTTTATTTGCAACTGCCAACATATAGCCTTGGGAAGGCACAGGCAGATCGAAAAATCACGCTTTCGGGAACCTTTACCTACCACCAGATTTTTAGAAGCGTCGAGAAACAAACTGGGAAACGAGTCTATTATACAAATAGTATCATTAACGACGAAGAACAGACAACAGTTCACCTAGAACAAGCTCCTTTGCAGGTAGCATTAGCTCAAATATTAAAAAACAAAGATCTGGAGTGGGTAATTGATGAAAAATACATTTCATTGAAAAGACACAATAAGTCCTCCCACTTCACATCATTGAGTACCTCTGATAGCTCGATGTCTATTACCGGAAAAGTAATAACTGAAGATGGTATCCCAATTTCAGGAGCTACGGTTTTGATTAAAGGATCTTCACTTGGAACTACCTCTTCTGCAGACGGATCGATAAAATTGCGTAACGTAAAGTCGGACATTATAATTATAATTTCCAGCATAGGTTTCATTTCAAAAGAAGTATTCCTTAAAGTTGGCAATTCCTTGGGAACGGTTCAGCTAGAAAGATATGTGGGCACTTTAGACGAAACGCAAATAATAGCATATGGACAAACGTCTAGGAGAATAAGCACCGGCAACATTAGCACTGTCAAGGCAAAAGATATTGAAAAATCTCCTGTCGCTAATCCCCTATTAGCAATAGCCGCACGGGTACCAGGGGTATTTATTCAACAGTCTACGGGAACTCCTGGAAGTGGGATAAAGATTATCATTCAAGGACAAAATAGCATTAATGGTGGCAATGATCCATTTTACGTTATTGATGGAGTGCCTTTTACATCTCAGCTATTACCTGGACTAACAGGAGAATTAGGTTTGTCCGGGCCAGGAACTCCTGGAGCTAACCCGGCCTTAAATACTCAAGGTAACCCGCTTAACTTTATTAATATTCAGGATATCGAAAGCATAGACATCTTAAAGGATGCGGACGCTACGGCTATTTATGGGTCTCGTGCAGCAAATGGCGCTATAATTATCACCACAAAAAAGGGGAAATCTGGAAAGACGGCTTTCAATGTAAACTATCAGAATGGATGGGGCGAAATATCGAAAAAAGTAAAGCTTTTAAATACAGAACAATATCTGGAAATGAGAAAGGAAGCTTACGCAAATAATGGAGTTAACACTTACCCTGTTGATGCTTATGACCTTAACGGAACATGGGATCTCAATAAATACACTGATTGGCAAAATGAACTTTTGGGCGGAACAGCTAAATATACAAATATACATGCTACATTATCCGGTGGATCGTCAAATATACAATATCTTTTAGGAGGCGGATATCAAAGCGAAGGTACTGTTACTCCAGGCGATTTAAGCGATCGAAAGACGTCAGTTCATTTTAATATCAATTCAACTTCAACTAATCAAAAGTTCAAGGTCAATTTTTCAGGAAGTTATGTATCTGACAATAATAAACTTGCAGTCGTATCAGATATTGCGAGTAGGGCTTTCACAATGGCGCCGAATTCTCCCCAGCTTTATAATGATGATGGCTCCTTAAACTGGGAGATTCGCAATGGAGTTATTACCTTTTTTAATCCTTTAGTGAATCTTGGTTCTAAGTACATTAACAAAACTTCAAATTTATTGTCTAATGCAACTTTTTCGTATGAATTGATACCAGGGCTTGATCTAAAAAGCAGCTTTGGCTACAACAAACTGTTATCTGATGAAGTATATGCGTCTACAACAAGTTTATATCCGGCGCAATTTATACCCTATCTTCCGCGAACAGCTAACTTCAATACAGCAGAAATTAGCAACTGGATAATTGAACCACAAATCACTTTTATTAAGAAGTTTGGTCCTGGTGTATTTAATGCGCTTGTCGGTGCTACGATCCAACAGGAAGATAGAAATAGACAAAATCTGAAAGCCTCTGGATTTTCCTCTGATGAATCGATGCTGAACTTGAAAGCTGCATCTTCAGTAATAGTTGCTGATGAAGATAATGCAGTCATATTAAGTCAATATAAGTATAATGCAATCTTTGGTCGCATAAACTATAACTTAAAGAATACATACTTATTGACATTTACCACAAGGCGTGATGGATCCAGTCGTTTCGGCCAAGAAAATAGGTTTCACAATTTCTTTTCAGTTGCCGGTGCATGGACCTTTTCAAATGAGCACTTTATTAAAGATAACCTACCTTTTATCAGCTTTGGGAAAATTCGATCCAGCTATGGCATTACAGGAAATGACCAGATAGGTGATTATAGCTATTTAAACCTATACCAGAACGTTTCAACTTTGGGTACGAATTATCAGGGTATTGTCGCTCTTTCTCCATTCAACAATTTTCCTAATCCTTATCTACAGTGGGAACTAACTAAAAAGCTATCTGCTACATTAGACCTGGGTGTGTTGAAAGATCGAATCTTATTCGCTATCACTTATTATAAGAACAGATCATCTAATCAACTATCAACCCAATCACTTCTTGCTGTAACCGGCGGAAATGGAATTAACACTAATCTTCCGGCTGTTGTTGAAAATAAGGGATTTGAGCTATCATTGAATAGCTCAAATATGAAAGGAAACCACTTCACTTGGAATTCTTCAATAAATGTTACAATACCTCAAAACAGACTAGTTGGATATAGTGGTATTGACGCGGAAGTAAAAGATGAATTTGTGGGCAAGGCGCTAGGTTCTTTTAAAGTCTACAACTTTTCAGGAGTCAACCCTTCTTCAGGAGTTTATGAGGTGATCGATAGAAATGGGAAAGCGACATCTAATCCCGACGCAAGCCTTGATAAAACCATTTTTATCGATTTAAACCCCAAATATTATGGCGGATTTCAAAACAGTTTCAGCTATAGGGGACTGTCATTGGATGTTCTTTTTCAATTTGTAAAGCAACTTGGAGGGAACGGTTATTTTGGAAGCTTTTTGCCAGGAGTTAGTCCTATAAATGAAGTAACATCGGTATTAGAGAGATGGCAGAAACCTGGAGATAACACATCGATTCAGAAGTTTACAACAGATTTAGCGTATGCAGACAAATTTAGAATTGCAGCGGAAAGTAATAGAGCATATTCAGACGCGTCCTATATAAGACTTAAGAACTTGTCGTTATCTTACCAGTTTTCATCTTCTCTTATTAAAAAGAGCTTCCTACAAAGTGCTCGAATTTATGTACAAGGTCAAAACCTGCTAACTTTTACAAAATACGTAGGAGGTGATCCCGAAAATAGAACTCTTAGAGGTATGCCACCTTTAAAGATGCTCACATTGGGAGCACAAATTGTACTATAG